Within the Megalopta genalis isolate 19385.01 chromosome 11, iyMegGena1_principal, whole genome shotgun sequence genome, the region TAAATAGGAGCCTGAATGACTCAAAAGTTTTTGGGAAAAAGTATAaacgttatattatatattatatatcattaataAATGTACAATAAGCATTTTAACAAGATAACATTAGGAAATGTATTGTCTGTTTATAGTTTTACgaaaaataaaagagaaaaatggAGAAAGACCACCCGTATTAATACTGCAGTTAGTTGAAATGTGCGTTTGAATAAGTTTAAGtctcaaaaatatatatgtatatgtatacaaagATGTAGATATGTACTTGTTGCTAATGCAGCAATTTCTTTGAACAAGACTGCAGattgtaatatattaaaaaattcttttgcCCGTAACTTACATCATCAGAATGAATTGTCGCTCTAAGACAAAAATTAACAAGCCAAGTATTAGATTTCCATTGACATAATGCTATCAGTGTTTTTCGGGCTCCGATGACGAGCTGGGCACAAGAGAGGCTATAGCAAATTAAGGCCAATTGTAgattaaacaatataaaaatccAGTTGACCTGCAAAATTATATATCTTTTCATTGTTCAAACACGTACCAATGATGATGATTAGAATGATCACGCAGATAATCCCTATGATGATCATCATTTTGAGATTTTTCCACCAGTATTTCCTTTTCAGTTTGCCTGCCTGCTGTTCGAACTGTGTTGCTCCTTGTTGCAAAGCATCGGCACGGTTCTCCAGCTCAGAGAGCTTCTGATCTCTCTCCAGTACTTTCTCGACGTTTACTTTCATTATCCCCACGACCTCATCGACTGTTGCCTGAGTCTGTTGCATCTTTTTAGATGCAGCTGCTTGCTGTGGGTTTCTAGGCCCACCCACATCTTCTCGTGAATTGCCGCTACCTTCCATGTCTctgtaattataaaaaccacTCAAATTAGATAAATCCATTATTAAAACTAATTATATAGTTTGATATAAGTTTTGATCGAGTAATTCTTTACAGTCGATTCACAGAAGCAAGTGCTGCACCTATGTTGTTTTTTGCAGTGACTTATTGCCAGCAAAAAGAGGTCTTAAATGCAATACAGATATCCAAAGTGCAATCTTATAAGGAATTATTTTTGCACAGCATTTACTATACCGTagaaattgttattaatatgATTATTTCTATAGTCGAGTCTACAAAAACTGGTTCCAACTAAAGATTTATTTAGCGAACGATAGAATTTATGAAATTTGATTTTACGGCTAATTGCCGTACACACCCATAACCTCAAAGCTCGCGGGGAAGTATAAAGTATGGAATCGGTGTCACGAGACATATGCTTGTCATCATGACATTATTTGATTGCAATCGACAGAAGTGAGTTTAATTGGAGAATGTCATTGTTATTAAGCAAACACGGGACATTGGAATACATATTTTCAGTTGCCGCGAAGCTGAAACAGCTTTCATCGGATTCACGCGTATATACCTGTCCATTTTTTAAACGCAACGAACAAGGTGAACGTACTCACTTGAAAATAAGAGATCCGCGGAGAACGCAGACAAGTatctaatttatttataaataatgacaAGTATTCCAAACTCTGTATCGATGACGAACACACTTTCACGACAACAGTAAATGACATATGATAAAAATGGCGTTGATCAATGACGTCAcgtttatttcaataatatattcTCCGAATATACTACAAAAAAGATGTTATTTCTTTTAATCTAATCTCTGATAGGAAAGATAACACTGTAATACCTTTCTTTTTCCATATCTATTGTGACTCACCGTCTTTTCAAAAATCAACCGCACCTTCGAAGCTTAAATTGACATGGTGCTGTCATCTGAAGGAGACGGCGCGCAACTTAATCTTTCGTTCTCCACGATTTTACCGACACACAATCTAATTGagtaattaatttattgctGGAAATTTCGCTCTTCCAAGAATGTCAGACATATAAAATGTGTTGGAATAATTTCTGTCGTTACGCTCGTTAAAATGCTTGGTCAAAGCTGCATGAATTTCTCGAACATGTCGGAGCTCAAGTGATTCTTGCCGGAATACTATATAggaagcattgatttgagcagcAAATACTCGAACACAGTATTTCAGAATTAGttatttgtattataatttCGAAGTTTAGTAAATCAAATACGTAGGTTTCGAACATTTACGAAATAGTATCAATTTCCAACTATTAGAATGAAGAAACAATGAGAAAACTAACAGAAGGGGTAGTTTTATTTGAAGCCACAGTTTTCAGAGAATTCTAGAGTATCGGAATTAAGAGAAAAATGATTTCCGTAATTAAACCTCgagcaaaattgaaaagacaTATTTTCCGAATCAATTCCTCcccataaaataaaaatgcttcATAAACACGGACGAATCTCTTGAATTTAAACAACGGAAAGTAAAATAAGTAACTAAGTCGATTGTCTGACTCTTTGCAAAACGATTTCGAATACCAAAAATGCCAAAACTTCCCCCAGAACGATTGCGAAACACCCTGAGAAAATTCGTCAAGCTCAAAGCCACAATTTCCAGCTTTAAAATGGAGAACTCACCCTCAGGAGGAGCCATGGTTCCCATCTTTCTCGAGGACGCAGACATTTTCGCGGAGCGGAGTTCAACGTCGGCCTGGCTCACGGCAAAAATCGCAAAgaacataaataaaatattctgcGGATGCTCGTGCGCGCACTCCCATCGCATCCCCAGGGCCGTGCGAGCATCCCCTAAGATCAGCCCCCGCGAAAACAAACCCGAAAACCACTGTCTCGTCTCTAACCGCTTCGACAGCTCCGATCAACGTTCAACCCTTAACAAAAAATTGTTTCTAGCCTAATTAGAATATTACTCGAACCCAGTCGAACTCGCAAACTCGCGGAGAATTGGCCAACAACACCCGGTCGTTGGCCTATATTCGCAAACCCGTGCCCAGGGCCGTGAAAGTTTGGTGCCAGCCCTGGGCCCTGGTTTCAGGGTGTGTTTGCGCATGAGGGTTGCGGCTGGCTTGCATTTATTGACTGGGAGGCCGGTGCATGCGCATCGCCCGTCTCAAAAACCGTTCATCGACCTTCGATACATCGACTGGCGGTTCTCCGAGGGTTCAagaaaatttttcattccgaAAAATCGCCGGCGAATTTGCTTCTTTCCGGCGTGCGAGTATAGTCGAGGCGTTCTCGGTTGTTCGACGCGAGCCGGAAACGAAGGGTCCGGGGACCGAGGGAATTAGGGGAAGTTTTCGAGCGAGATTCGAAGGTGCGTGGTCGATCGAGGTATCGCAGCTCGCGACGGCGATATCGCGGCGGTGCCGCTGGAAATTTTATCAATACCGCGGCCGTCTAGTCGCTGACAGTCACTCGTGAAAAGTACGCGGTCATCCGACGGGGTTGCCAGACCAGCGGATAGCTCTAGCCGAGGAAAGCAGAAGCGAGCGACGAACAACATGTGAGTACAACATCGTCGTCAGACAACCAACCGATCGTGTCCATTCACAGTGATTATTCGGATCAGCAGCTCCGGGAAATACCGCTGGCCCGATGATAGACCCGCGATCATGGATCCGCCGGATTCCCTAATTCGCTAGCTAATCCCGTTGTCCACCTGCTACGGCCGCTCGGGGACATTCGTTTACGATCAGGGAACAATCGGATCCCGTCGATTTTCATCCGATAGCAACCACTTTGCTGCCGAACGGCCAGCCACTTTCGACACTGTCGAATCTGTGTCAGCGGGAAGGGAGGTTTTTTGGCCGAGATTCGAGCTGCCTCGGTGGATCAGTGGTCTCGGATTGTGGGTCTAAAGGTCTTCGAGCCTGATTCCGTCGACGAAAGGATCTCGAGAGCGTCGGAGAGGTCACAATTTCGTAATGAGATCGGTCCAACAACAGCACCGAATACAGGGGTCGCGAGTTTTTCGAATCTGTTTCGGGAGATAGGAAATTTTACAATCCGATTGCTTTTCACGGTGTCGAGCCGAGGTTCGACCAGGGTTGTGGGTGGCTGTTTGGGCATTTTTCGTGGCGGATCGGCAGCCATCGGCTCGCCAAATGAATCGAAGCCCGCAAGGTGGATTTTAAGACGCAATTTCCTAGGCCTTTGTCAGCAATCGATCCTCCTGCACGGCCAGTCCGCGACACACGACAGAATTTCCAATAAAGTGCAGCAGAGCTTAAAGCGGACCACCGAGCCCGATTTCTTCCGGACGGCGAAATTCCGGTCATTGAATTCCGGGGCCTCGGCGTGGCCTTGTTTCACGAAATTTCGTCGAACGCCGATAGACCGTGGTCCGGGCCACATCAGTTCTGCAACAATCGACGGATCTGTGGATCATGTTTCCTCGTTGATCAGCTGCGCTCCCTTTTTCTGGCCCAAATCTCGCCGGAATTGTGACTTGTTCCTCCTACAACATTCCCGAGAAGCTTCGTCAATATTTCGTAATCGTTACGATGTTTTCATCATCCGTTTACTCTTGGATCATTGAAGTCGCTTTCTGCAGTAGTTTACGATTTTATCTGACCaatttttaaacgattttatttGAACGATATTAGTTGAACAATTTGTAAGCGACTTCATTCGAACAACCTGCAAGCGActttatttgaacaatttgtACACAatcttattcgaagaatttctaAACCTTTCTGATTTTGCTTGGACAATTGGTAAACGATTTGATTAGAACAATTTGCAGACAACTTTTTGGAGCTTCGACAGACGGTCTTGTAACTGGGATTATAATATGACTGCAGGTTATCGTAGGTTTATCGCAGCGAGACAGGGATACTAACGCATTTTTCGAACCGTGAAATCGCGAGACTTAATTGCGAACACACATGTACCGGTGGCAATCAATTGTAAAACACACAGTGCTGTATGTTCTAGTGGCTGTTTCTATATTTAGATAATCAATGCCGAACACATTTGCAGAAACGTTCTACGGCTATGCCGATGAAAAATTGCTCCCGCTTAAAGCCGCAGAAGAACACACTGCCACGGTGCAGCTGACCTTCTCTTTAAACAAGATACTGGCCGAGCAAAGAATTCCCAGCGATCTGTGGCCGACCCGACACGATCCCCGACGATTCTAAGATTAGAACGCGCGTgcgaatatttttttaaacgagACTGACATTTTTAAACCGCGGCTAAAGTTTCTTCGTGTGTGGGCTGCCAGCCAGCCAATCGATACTTGAAGATGACTTTGGTTTGTCGGCGGATGCTCTGAATTTGTTTATGTTCTCATCACTCTGCTACTATAACTTCTCACGAAAATAATTCAGAAAATTCTAAATCGAGAAAATCGGAGACTTAGCGAGATCGCGAACATTGTCTTCGGTGCTCGGCCAAATCGGTGCAATCAATCCCAACGATTCTCTAATAGTTTCCACGTTAATTGTTCCACTTTATTACCGGAGCCATGAATACTTTTGCCATTACTTCTATCGTCGCTACGCTGGAATAATATTACTGTGACTAATGCCTCCGTTCCAGCGTAATTAAGAATTCATTAGAAATTCAATTAGCAGCGCAGTTTCCATTTCCAGAAGTTCTATCGCAATCAACGTTACGAGGAGAGCCGGGCGGAGGATCCGCCGCGGATCGAACTTTCGTTATTCGATTAAAAAACCGACTGTCATGGCGGTCGGCCGGAGCTTCCGTATCGCTCGATTAATAAACAAACCATCTCCGCGCGAACCATTTCGCGTCCACTTCGATAGAAATTCAATAACAACGATAGCCTGGCCGGACTTGTCGTCGATCGATGTATTAATCCGATTATACAAGCTGCTCGAACGCACAGAGCCTGAAAACCGGACGAACCTCCCTCCGGTGCTTTGAAAAAAATAGCGGAGAGATAAAATTTGCTCTTGCGCGGGAAAACAAAATTTATTAGAACGCGTTCGACGTTTCCTGTCAAAGGTCCGTTTTAACGGCTATTTCCCTTGCAAGAATTTACAATCGCATCATCCGATACGGATCTCTCTTGGATACACTCGTTTCATATTCATTCGTTTTTCGTTAATTGAAACGCGGGAGATCGATTGATTTTTCACAGAACATTCCATTTCTGTTCGATGCTTTTCAATGAACTCGAGTTTTGCTCCCTTGAATATTCTCTGATAATGTTTCGACTATCGGCTGCCAGGACCGATATCGTTCCAGGCGATTCTGCGTGTCAGCGCGTTCTAAAAATCATTTGGCCCGCGGCAGTCGAATGCTTAGAAAATGCGATTCGGAGC harbors:
- the Syb gene encoding vesicle-associated membrane protein synaptobrevin isoform X2 — its product is MEGSGNSREDVGGPRNPQQAAASKKMQQTQATVDEVVGIMKVNVEKVLERDQKLSELENRADALQQGATQFEQQAGKLKRKYWWKNLKMMIIIGIICVIILIIIIASLVPSSSSEPEKH
- the Syb gene encoding vesicle-associated membrane protein synaptobrevin isoform X1, which produces MEKERDMEGSGNSREDVGGPRNPQQAAASKKMQQTQATVDEVVGIMKVNVEKVLERDQKLSELENRADALQQGATQFEQQAGKLKRKYWWKNLKMMIIIGIICVIILIIIIASLVPSSSSEPEKH